The following proteins are encoded in a genomic region of Paenibacillus sp. FSL R7-0273:
- the rplS gene encoding 50S ribosomal protein L19: MNILQAITQEQLRKDIPSFRPGDTLKVHVKVIEGTRERIQLFEGVVIKRRGGGISETFTVRKISYGVGVERTFPINSPKIEKLEVARRGKVRRAKLYYLRELRGKAARIKEIRR; encoded by the coding sequence ATGAATATCCTACAAGCTATTACTCAAGAGCAACTTCGTAAAGATATCCCTAGTTTTCGTCCAGGTGATACTTTGAAGGTGCACGTAAAAGTTATCGAAGGAACTCGTGAACGGATCCAGTTGTTCGAAGGCGTTGTAATCAAACGCCGCGGCGGTGGAATCAGTGAGACTTTTACAGTTCGTAAAATCTCTTACGGTGTTGGTGTGGAAAGAACTTTCCCAATCAACTCGCCTAAGATCGAGAAACTTGAAGTTGCCCGTCGTGGTAAAGTTCGCCGTGCGAAACTGTACTATCTGCGTGAACTTCGCGGTAAAGCAGCAAGAATTAAAGAAATTCGTCGCTAG
- a CDS encoding DUF4097 family beta strand repeat-containing protein, translated as MRKKHNTAIVAAVAVFSLILLAGCGDLPGKEAADRQLEESLTGSNGSGFIESISLDIGEAAEDISKGITEATEVVQEAVKETAGQVADQIEENSLQQELTTSLPAEGSTKIYLDNAVGRVELFSGQGDDLNVSATIIAHNPLTVNTDRKIIENAEVSIEKEGSRLTVSTHSKENQEKDLWTWAQKKYGHSDFSINYVIEIPAGITAYDITSNVGSIELNGLEGSFDVTSDVGTITLKEAVITGKSKLQTDTGSIELGLEGMETGSSLKASSAIGAIKAHLASSLNCTVKASSELGGISGVADGKQDYNEGGPLLSLSTEIGAISVIQ; from the coding sequence TTGAGAAAAAAACATAACACAGCAATTGTTGCGGCTGTTGCCGTATTCTCACTCATTCTGCTTGCTGGCTGCGGAGATCTTCCGGGCAAGGAAGCCGCTGACCGGCAGCTTGAAGAAAGCTTGACCGGAAGCAACGGCTCCGGCTTTATCGAGTCAATCAGTCTGGATATAGGCGAGGCTGCAGAGGATATCAGCAAAGGGATAACAGAAGCAACAGAGGTCGTGCAGGAAGCCGTCAAGGAGACTGCTGGCCAGGTAGCAGATCAAATAGAAGAGAACAGTCTGCAGCAGGAGCTTACAACCTCTCTTCCGGCAGAAGGCTCGACCAAAATCTATCTCGATAACGCAGTGGGCCGGGTCGAGCTTTTCTCCGGACAGGGAGACGATCTTAATGTATCTGCAACGATAATTGCCCATAATCCGCTTACCGTTAATACCGACCGGAAGATCATCGAAAACGCCGAGGTTTCCATTGAGAAGGAGGGCAGCAGGCTGACTGTCTCCACCCACTCCAAGGAAAACCAGGAGAAAGACCTATGGACATGGGCTCAAAAGAAATACGGGCATTCTGATTTCAGCATCAATTATGTAATTGAGATTCCTGCCGGAATCACAGCCTATGACATTACCAGCAACGTCGGCTCTATAGAGTTAAACGGCCTTGAAGGCAGCTTCGATGTAACCAGTGATGTCGGTACCATTACACTGAAGGAAGCAGTGATCACCGGTAAATCGAAGCTTCAGACCGATACAGGAAGCATTGAGCTCGGGCTTGAAGGAATGGAGACTGGCAGCAGCCTGAAGGCCAGCAGCGCAATTGGTGCTATTAAAGCCCATCTCGCTAGCAGTCTTAATTGCACAGTAAAAGCCTCCAGTGAGCTGGGCGGCATTAGCGGAGTAGCAGACGGCAAACAGGATTACAACGAAGGCGGACCGCTGCTTTCGCTTTCCACCGAGATCGGCGCCATATCAGTCATACAATAG
- the trmD gene encoding tRNA (guanosine(37)-N1)-methyltransferase TrmD, which produces MRIDVLTLFPEMCEGVFSTSILGKARDKGIVSLNAVNFRDFSGNKHNTVDDTPYGGGGGMVLKPDPIFAAVEHVLGIPPVTAESVHGDRSAAEADLAVKPRIILMCPQGKTYNQKIAEELAREQHLIFICGHYEGYDERIREHLVTDELSIGDYVLTGGELPALTVIDSVVRLQPGALGNETSAITDSFSTGLLEYPHYTRPAEFRGWKVPDMLLSGHHANIELWRREQALQRTLERRPDLLETAELTAKDMKALEELKRQRQEQA; this is translated from the coding sequence ATGCGGATTGATGTGCTGACGCTTTTTCCGGAAATGTGTGAAGGGGTATTCAGCACAAGCATCTTGGGCAAGGCCCGTGACAAAGGAATCGTATCGCTGAATGCAGTCAATTTCCGTGACTTTTCCGGCAATAAGCATAACACAGTGGATGATACGCCCTATGGCGGAGGCGGAGGCATGGTGCTGAAGCCGGATCCGATCTTTGCAGCGGTAGAGCATGTGCTGGGGATTCCTCCGGTTACGGCTGAGTCCGTACACGGGGATAGATCTGCTGCAGAAGCAGATCTTGCAGTGAAGCCGCGGATTATCCTTATGTGCCCGCAAGGCAAGACGTATAATCAGAAAATAGCTGAAGAACTGGCCAGGGAGCAGCATCTGATCTTTATCTGCGGACATTATGAGGGTTATGACGAGCGTATCAGAGAGCATCTGGTGACCGATGAGCTGTCGATTGGGGATTATGTACTGACAGGCGGAGAATTGCCGGCCCTGACGGTGATTGATTCTGTAGTGCGTCTGCAGCCGGGTGCGCTTGGCAATGAGACCTCAGCCATAACCGATTCCTTCAGCACGGGTCTTCTGGAATACCCGCATTACACGCGCCCTGCGGAATTCCGCGGCTGGAAGGTGCCCGATATGCTGCTGAGCGGCCATCATGCGAATATCGAGCTGTGGCGGCGCGAGCAGGCTCTGCAGCGCACCCTGGAACGCAGACCTGATCTGCTGGAGACGGCTGAGCTAACGGCGAAGGATATGAAGGCGCTGGAGGAACTGAAACGGCAACGGCAGGAGCAGGCTTAA
- the rimM gene encoding ribosome maturation factor RimM (Essential for efficient processing of 16S rRNA): MAEELTVGRLVNTHGIRGEIKILSHTDFPEVRFAPGKKMTVIPADGSPRFEVTVESAREHKGMYIAKLKGYTNINQIEKYKGSMLKVPGDDLVELPENEYYFHHIVGCEVYTDQDLDKPLGIITDILQPGANDVWVVKPAKGQDILIPVIDDVVLDVDTAAKKITVHLMEGLLP; encoded by the coding sequence ATGGCAGAAGAATTAACGGTAGGCAGGCTGGTTAACACGCATGGCATCCGCGGGGAAATTAAGATTTTGTCCCATACGGATTTTCCGGAAGTAAGGTTTGCGCCCGGCAAAAAAATGACGGTTATTCCTGCAGACGGCAGTCCTAGATTCGAGGTTACTGTGGAGTCGGCAAGAGAGCATAAGGGGATGTATATCGCCAAGCTTAAGGGCTATACCAACATCAACCAGATTGAAAAGTATAAAGGCAGCATGCTCAAGGTTCCCGGGGATGATCTGGTCGAGCTTCCGGAGAACGAGTACTATTTCCATCACATCGTAGGCTGCGAAGTTTATACCGATCAGGATCTGGACAAGCCGCTGGGCATTATCACGGATATTCTGCAGCCGGGGGCTAATGATGTCTGGGTTGTAAAGCCTGCCAAAGGGCAGGACATTCTGATTCCGGTCATTGATGATGTAGTGCTGGATGTGGATACCGCAGCCAAAAAAATCACTGTGCATCTGATGGAAGGGCTGCTGCCATGA
- a CDS encoding KH domain-containing protein, with translation MEELVGVIAKALVDHPEDVAVRTVEKDHLIVYELSVHPDDVGKVIGKQGRIAKALRTVVTSAAVKSDKRVTVDILS, from the coding sequence ATGGAAGAATTAGTTGGAGTAATTGCTAAGGCTTTAGTGGATCATCCGGAGGATGTAGCGGTACGGACTGTGGAGAAGGATCACCTGATTGTATATGAGCTCTCCGTACATCCTGATGATGTCGGTAAGGTTATCGGCAAGCAGGGTCGGATCGCCAAAGCGCTCCGTACAGTAGTTACATCGGCAGCAGTCAAGAGCGATAAACGCGTAACCGTAGATATTTTATCTTAA
- the rpsP gene encoding 30S ribosomal protein S16, producing MAVRIRLKRMGAHKAPFYRVVVSDSRSPRDGRFIEEIGYYNPIEQPAVVKIDEEKALKWLQTGAQASDTVRNLLSKAGVMKKFHELKQQK from the coding sequence GTGGCAGTACGTATTCGTTTGAAAAGAATGGGTGCACATAAAGCGCCTTTCTACCGTGTAGTGGTTTCCGATTCCCGGTCCCCTCGTGACGGTCGTTTTATCGAGGAAATCGGTTACTATAATCCGATTGAACAACCGGCAGTAGTTAAGATCGATGAGGAAAAAGCTCTTAAATGGCTTCAGACAGGTGCACAAGCATCTGATACCGTTCGCAACTTGCTTTCCAAAGCAGGTGTGATGAAGAAGTTCCATGAGCTGAAGCAACAGAAATAA
- the ffh gene encoding signal recognition particle protein, with product MAFEGLTGRLQNVFSKLRGKGKVSEDDVNEAMREVRLALLEADVNFKVVKDFVSKVKEKSVGKEVMDSFTPGMVIIDIVNKELTELMGGSQAKLAKANKPPTVIMMAGLQGAGKTTTSGKLAKLLQKGNHRPLLVAGDIYRPAAIKQLQILGEQIKVPVFALGDQVSPVEIARQAIQHAKDNNLDYVIIDTAGRLHIDEALMDELKQIHSTVNPDEVLLVVDAMTGQDAVNVAESFNKQLELTGVVLTKLDGDTRGGAALSVKAVTGCPIKFAALGEKIDALEPFHPERMASRILGMGDMLSLIEKAQANIDTEKAKEMERKMRNAEFTFDDFLEQMDQVKKLGPIDQILDMLPGMNKAKGMKDLKVDDKQMGRVEAIVHSMTKAEKAQPEIINHNRRKRIAAGSGTNVAEVNRLIKQFDEMRKMMKQFSGMMGGMSGKGGKKNAMKQLKSLGGKAGMKFPFR from the coding sequence ATGGCATTTGAAGGGTTAACCGGAAGATTGCAGAATGTGTTCAGCAAGCTGCGCGGCAAAGGGAAGGTATCCGAGGATGACGTAAACGAAGCCATGCGCGAAGTGCGTCTGGCGCTTCTCGAAGCCGATGTTAACTTCAAGGTCGTCAAGGACTTCGTGTCCAAGGTGAAGGAGAAGTCAGTCGGCAAGGAAGTGATGGACAGCTTTACTCCCGGCATGGTTATCATCGACATCGTTAACAAGGAACTGACCGAGCTGATGGGCGGAAGCCAGGCGAAGCTCGCTAAGGCTAACAAGCCGCCGACTGTAATTATGATGGCAGGTCTGCAGGGGGCCGGTAAGACGACAACCTCAGGCAAGCTGGCCAAGCTGCTGCAGAAGGGCAATCACCGCCCGCTGCTCGTAGCAGGCGATATTTACCGCCCGGCAGCGATCAAGCAGCTGCAAATCCTGGGTGAACAGATTAAAGTTCCGGTATTCGCACTCGGCGACCAGGTCAGTCCGGTAGAGATTGCCAGACAGGCTATCCAGCATGCGAAGGATAATAATCTGGATTATGTGATCATCGATACCGCAGGCCGTCTGCATATTGATGAAGCGCTGATGGATGAGCTGAAGCAGATCCACAGTACAGTGAATCCTGATGAAGTATTGCTTGTAGTCGATGCTATGACCGGTCAGGATGCCGTAAACGTAGCAGAGAGCTTTAACAAGCAGCTTGAGCTTACCGGCGTTGTGCTGACCAAGCTCGACGGTGACACCCGTGGTGGTGCCGCGCTGTCCGTCAAGGCTGTAACCGGCTGCCCGATCAAATTCGCCGCTCTCGGCGAAAAGATCGACGCGCTGGAGCCGTTCCATCCGGAGCGTATGGCCTCCCGTATCCTTGGTATGGGTGACATGCTCTCCCTGATCGAGAAGGCTCAGGCCAATATTGACACCGAGAAAGCGAAGGAAATGGAACGTAAGATGCGTAATGCGGAATTTACGTTCGACGATTTCCTGGAGCAGATGGACCAGGTCAAGAAGCTTGGCCCGATCGACCAGATTCTCGATATGCTGCCTGGCATGAACAAGGCCAAGGGCATGAAGGACCTGAAGGTAGATGACAAGCAGATGGGCCGTGTCGAGGCGATTGTTCATTCCATGACCAAAGCCGAGAAAGCCCAGCCTGAAATCATCAACCATAACCGCCGCAAGCGGATTGCCGCAGGCAGCGGAACGAATGTGGCCGAGGTTAACCGCCTCATCAAGCAATTCGATGAAATGCGCAAGATGATGAAGCAGTTCTCCGGTATGATGGGCGGAATGAGCGGCAAGGGCGGTAAGAAAAACGCCATGAAGCAGCTCAAGAGTCTTGGCGGCAAGGCCGGGATGAAATTCCCTTTCCGTTGA
- a CDS encoding putative DNA-binding protein: MSQENRLEKTNRINLLFAFYERLLTDKQQTFLKYYFHDDFSLGEIAAEFEISRQAVYEHIKRAEQVLENYEEKLGLLAKHDDRNRYLEELRRLPDNGMLPEQYKQRFTELVDRLQRLE; the protein is encoded by the coding sequence ATGAGTCAGGAGAATAGGCTCGAGAAGACGAACCGGATTAACCTGTTATTCGCATTCTATGAACGGCTGCTTACTGATAAACAGCAAACGTTTCTGAAATATTATTTCCACGATGATTTCTCCCTGGGAGAGATTGCTGCGGAATTTGAAATCAGCCGCCAGGCCGTGTACGAGCATATCAAGCGTGCCGAGCAGGTGCTGGAGAATTATGAAGAGAAGCTTGGCCTGCTGGCTAAGCATGACGACCGCAACCGTTATTTAGAAGAACTGCGCAGACTGCCTGATAATGGGATGCTGCCTGAGCAATATAAACAGCGGTTCACAGAGCTTGTGGATCGTTTGCAGAGGTTAGAGTAG
- the trhA gene encoding PAQR family membrane homeostasis protein TrhA, with amino-acid sequence MANTYTYSRREEIANAITHGIGTVLSVAALVLLVVYASLEGTAWHVVSFSIYGTTMLLLYLNSTLVHSLREGKAKDLFEFFDHSSIYLFIAGTYTPFLLVAIRGPLGWSLFGIVWGVALFGVAFKAFFVKKFLFMSTIFYIAMGWLIVIAWNPLSAAVAGGGMALLMTGGILYTLGTIFYVWRGFPFHHAVWHIFVLAGSVTHFFAVLIYLLPIR; translated from the coding sequence ATGGCAAATACTTATACGTACAGCCGCAGAGAAGAGATAGCAAATGCAATTACGCACGGTATCGGTACGGTGCTGAGTGTAGCTGCGCTTGTTCTGCTCGTTGTTTATGCCAGCCTGGAAGGAACGGCCTGGCATGTGGTCAGCTTCTCGATCTATGGAACAACGATGCTGCTGCTGTACCTCAACTCAACTCTGGTGCATAGTCTGCGGGAGGGCAAAGCGAAGGACCTGTTTGAGTTCTTCGATCATTCCTCCATCTATCTGTTCATTGCCGGAACCTATACGCCGTTCCTGCTAGTTGCGATCCGCGGACCGCTGGGCTGGAGCCTGTTCGGTATCGTCTGGGGCGTAGCGTTGTTCGGTGTAGCCTTCAAGGCCTTTTTCGTCAAAAAGTTCCTGTTCATGTCGACGATCTTCTACATCGCCATGGGCTGGCTGATCGTAATCGCCTGGAACCCGCTGTCAGCGGCTGTTGCCGGCGGCGGAATGGCACTGCTGATGACTGGCGGTATCCTGTACACGCTGGGAACGATCTTTTATGTATGGAGAGGGTTTCCGTTCCACCATGCGGTCTGGCATATTTTCGTGCTGGCCGGCAGCGTGACACACTTCTTCGCCGTTCTGATCTACCTGCTGCCGATCCGTTAA